One genomic window of Phoenix dactylifera cultivar Barhee BC4 chromosome 6, palm_55x_up_171113_PBpolish2nd_filt_p, whole genome shotgun sequence includes the following:
- the LOC103705283 gene encoding uncharacterized protein LOC103705283 isoform X2, whose protein sequence is MRTLGFWILFLAAGAALSLSRSGGNVGDSAYTSHGIETALPIEGVTAMITNRKLKERSYSINTAKSTIDFGRINLEDYPRFDPVPSSRAAITAGPIEHGTPLMPYVPRPTPPNHPKNQSP, encoded by the exons ATGAGAACTTTGGGATTTTGGATTCTGTTTCTTGCCGCCGGAGCGGCTCTGTCTTTGAGCAGAAGTGGCGGCAATGTTGGAG ATTCAGCCTATACAAGCCATGGAATTGAAACTGCTCTGCCTATTGAAGGTGTAACGGCAATGATTACGAACAGGAAATTGAAG GAAAGAAGCTATAGCATCAATACCGCCAAGAGCACAATAGACTTTGGGAGAATAAACCTGGAGGACTACCCCCGCTTTGACCCTGTTCCAAGTTCAAGGGCAGCCATAACAGCTGGGCCAATTGAGCATGGAACTCCTCTCATGCCATATGTGCCACGACCGACGCCCCCTAACCATCCCAAGAATCAGTCTCCTTGA
- the LOC103705283 gene encoding uncharacterized protein LOC103705283 isoform X1, producing MRTLGFWILFLAAGAALSLSRSGGNVGDTACTSRGVEISVPVKDSAYTSHGIETALPIEGVTAMITNRKLKERSYSINTAKSTIDFGRINLEDYPRFDPVPSSRAAITAGPIEHGTPLMPYVPRPTPPNHPKNQSP from the exons ATGAGAACTTTGGGATTTTGGATTCTGTTTCTTGCCGCCGGAGCGGCTCTGTCTTTGAGCAGAAGTGGCGGCAATGTTGGAG ATACAGCCTGTACAAGCCGTGGAGTTGAAATTTCTGTGCCTGTTAAAG ATTCAGCCTATACAAGCCATGGAATTGAAACTGCTCTGCCTATTGAAGGTGTAACGGCAATGATTACGAACAGGAAATTGAAG GAAAGAAGCTATAGCATCAATACCGCCAAGAGCACAATAGACTTTGGGAGAATAAACCTGGAGGACTACCCCCGCTTTGACCCTGTTCCAAGTTCAAGGGCAGCCATAACAGCTGGGCCAATTGAGCATGGAACTCCTCTCATGCCATATGTGCCACGACCGACGCCCCCTAACCATCCCAAGAATCAGTCTCCTTGA